The genomic stretch AGAAGTCGACCTGATTCGTATTCAAGGGCGTAGATGATCGGCGCCGTCAACGGATTGGTGACCCACACGCCGACCAGGGCGGCAATGCGGTTTTCACGCAGCAGAAAAGCCAGAAAAACGGCGATAATCATCTGAAACCCGAAAGTCGGGGTCATACCCACCAGGACTCCAAGGGCCAGGCCTTTGGCAATCTCGTCCGGCGACTTGCGTAGGCGGACAAGCAGAAGCAGATTCAACTTAAGTTGCCGGACCAAAGAAAAACGCCGCCACATAAATTAGGCTCAATCTCCAGAAAGCAGGCCGGCCTGATCCAGGGGCCAACTGGCGACAGCGTTGAGATCGAGGGTCCCCCTGCACCCGGACTCCAAGTAGGCATTGCCGGCGACGGCCAGCATGGCGGCGTTGTCGCCGCAGAGACCCGGCGAAGGGAAAAACACCTCGAAACCTTTTTCCACACCCTCTTTTTGAAAGGATTGGCGCAGCCCCCGGTTGCAGGCGACCCCACCGGCGACGACGATGCGCGAGAGTCCGTGTTCTTCTGCCGCCCGCAGGGTCTTGCGGGTGAGAACCTCGACAACGGCGGTCTGGAACCCGGCGGCGATATTTCGCAAAGTCGCTTCATCCACCTGCGATTTCAGGTGGCGAACGTGATTCAGCACAGCCGTCTTGATGCCGCTGAAGCTGAAATCGAGATTTTTCTGGTGCAGGAGGGGGCGCGGGAAAAGGATGGCCTCGGGGTCGCCCTCGGCTGCCAGCCGGTCGATGACCTGACCGCCGGGATACCCCAATCCCAGCAGCTTGGCCACCTTGTCAAAGGCCTCGCCGGCAGCGTCATCGAGGGTCCTGCCTAGCACAGTATAGCGACCGATGCCGTCGACCCTATAAAGGTGGGTATGCCCCCCGGATACAGCCAGCGCGAGAAAAGGAAAATCGATTTCCTGCTCCAGCAGGGGCGAAAGAATGTGCCCCTCAATATGGTGAACCCCCACCATGGGAATGCCGCGGGCAAAAGCCATGGCCTTGGCCACGGAAAGACCGACCAGCAGGGCGCCCACGAGGCCGGGACCGCGGGTAACGGCAATCCCCTCAATCTCCATCAGGGAAACCCGGGCTTTTTCCAAAGCCTCGTCAATAACCACGGAGATGGCCTCGACGTGCTTGCGCGAGGCCAGTTCGGGAACGACCCCGCCATAGCGCGCGTGGATATCGACCTGGGAGGCGATGACATTGGATAAAACCTCGCGGCCATGGCGCACCACGGCGGCGGATGTTTCATCGCAGGAAGATTCAATGGCGAGTACAAGCATTCTTAAAACGTCTTCACAAGGTCTAAGGGTCAGTCCTACAGCAGGTTGGCCGCCAATTCGGCCAACTGGGAGCGTTCCCCCTTGGTCAGGGTGACATGCCCGGCAATTTCCTGGCCCTTGAATTTTTCAACCGTGTAGGTCAGGCCATTGCTGGACGAATCGACATAGGGATTGTCGATCTGGTACGGGTCACCGGTAAGGACGATCTTGGTCCCCTCCCCGGCCCGCGTGATGATGGTTTTTATTTCGTGGGGAGTCAGGTTCTGGGCCTCGTCGACGATCATGTACTGCTTGGGGATGGAACGGCCGCGGATATAGGTCAGGGGTTCGATCTCCATCAGCCCCATGTCGACGAGTTCCTTGTAGCCCCTTTTGCGCTTGCCACGCTCCTCCACCGCCCCCAGCAGCAGTTCGACGTTGTCGAAAATGGGCTGCATCCAGGGCGCCAGCTTTTCTTCGACATCGCCCGGCAGAAAACCGAGATCCTTCCCCATGGGAAAAACAGGACGCGACACCAGCAGCCGGCTGAAGGATCCTTCATCGGCGGACTTGAACAGGCCGGCGGCAATGGCCAGCAGGGTTTTGCCAGTGCCAGCCTTACCGACCAGGGTCACCAACTGGATGTCGTCATCGAGCAACAGGTCCAGAGCGAACTGCTGCTCCCGATTACGAGGCAGAATGCCCCAAACGCCGTCCTTAGGAGGGCGAACCAGGGGATTGAGGCGTTCCATCTTGGCGTTGTAGCGACCAATGGCGGTATGGGAAGGATTGGACGCCTCTGCCAGGGTGATGCCCTGGTTGGGATAATAGGGTCCCGAAAAATCAAGGTAGCCCTGACCGTAGAAGCGGTCGACCTCGTCCTTGTTGACCACAACCTGGGCGGTGCCCGAATAGAGTTCCTCGATGGAGACCTTATCCGACTCGTAATCCTCGGCCCGCAGACCGATGGCATCGGCTTTGATGCGCAGGTTGGTGTCCTTGGTGACAAAGATAACCGGACAGGAACACTGCTTTTTCATGTCCATGGCGACAGCCAGAATTCGGTTGTCACCACGATCCGCCCGCAGTTCGGGCGGCAGGAGTTTCATCGAGCCGTCAGTGTAGAGTTCCACCTTGAGGATGCCACCGCCTTCAAGGGGTACGCCGTCGACCAGGGGAGCCTTTTGCCGAAAGGAGTCGAGAATACGGGAAATCTGGCGCGCATTGCGCCCGGTCTCACTGAGATCTTTTTTGAAATTATCGATCTCCTCGATGACCGTGATAGGGACGATGACGTCATTGTCTTCAAATTTAAAAATAGCCTGAGGATCATGGAGAAGCACGTTGGTGTCGAGGATGAAGGTCTTTTTCATACGATCCTTTCTTTGATCTGGGCAGCCAGGCCGAATCAGGCCTCGGGGCGTGACAGAATGGCATCCACCGCCGTGAGAAAACAATCGATATCGTCAACTGTGTTGAAAAAACCGGGGCTCACGCGCACGGTCCCCCGCGGGAAGGTGCCGATGGTTCGATGCGCGGCAGGCGCGCAGTGCAGGCCGACCCGGCAGCAGATCTGGTGCTCGTGATCGAGCAGAAAACCGACTTCGGCCGGATCCCGCCCGATCAGATTAAAGGAAACGGCACCGCCATGATAGCGGAAATCCCGTGGCCCGTACAGTTCGACGCCTTTTACTTGCCGGAGGCCATCCATCAGGCGTTGCAGCAAGGTTCTTTCGTGAGTGCGAATGGCTTCGATTCCCGTTTCGGCGATAAATTCGACGCCCGCCTTGAGTCCGGCCAGTCCCGGGGTGTTGACCGTTCCGCTTTCCAGATGTTCGGGCATCGATTCGGGCTGGCTCAGGGAATGGGAGGCATTGCCGGTCCCTCCGTAAAGAAGGGGCTTGAGGTTCAAACCAGGATGGACGTACAGGAAACCCGTACCCTGGGGACCATACAGGCCTTTGTGTCCGGGGACCGCCAACAGGTCGATGGCGAGGGCAGAGACATTGAGGGCAAACAGGCCGGCGCTCTGGGCGGCATCGACCATAAAGAGGATACCTTCCTTGCGGCACCAGGGGCCAATCTCTTCAATGGGCTGCAGGGTTCCCGTGACGTTGGAACAATGATTGAGAATGACCAGTCGCGTTTTTTCCCGACAGGCCTTCTTGACGTCCTCGGGATCGATGAATCCCTGCGAATCGGCCGGAACCTGGACGACTTGGACGCCCATTTCCTGCAGGGCAAAAAGAGGCCGCGCCACGGCGTTGTGTTCCATGCCAGAGGTAACAACCCGGTCCCCGGCCTTGAGCAGGCCGAAAAGCGCCAGGTTGATGGCTTCGGTTGCGTTGGCCGTAAAAGCGATACGGGAAGAGTCTTCAATGGCAAAAAGGTCGGCCAGGGCGACGCGCGTTTCATAGACCAGGCGACTGGCCTCTACGGCCAATTGATACCCTCCCCGGCCCGGGCTGGCCCCGATGGTGCGCATGGTCTGTTCAACGGCACGATAAACCGACTCGGGCTTGGGAAAGGAAGTCGCTGCGTTGTCCAGATACAAAGCCATATACACTCGATATAATGTGGGTGACGGGGCCCCTAGCCTGCCTGCGCATTATGACAGGCGGCGGCAAAACAGGCAACCAGACATTGCACAGCATCTATTTTCCGACGCCGATGAAGACGGCATAATTACCATTGCTGGCCGAGGTTGGCAACCTCTTTCGACGGGGAAATTCCACGGAAAGAACGACTTAGGCGAAATAACGGAATCAGATCTCGACGGCGTCGTCGGGCAGGATATGGACCTGACCTGGGACATCGCGGTGGAGGAACAGAAGCGCATCCAGATGGCGCAACAACGTGTTGAGATTTTTACCGTCTTTGGGAAAAGAGACCACGGCGGCGCTGGCCGTTACCGGACCGGCGGCGGAAATAGGCAGATCCCGATGGGACTTCTGCGAAATAAGCTGGCACCCGTTCTGGGCAAGTTTTAGAGCCTCTTCCAGCGGAGTCTCTGGCAAAATCGCGATGAACTCCTCTCCGCCATAGCGAAAAAGGGTATCGAATTCCCGAAAAGATTCCCTGAGCAGGCGGGCTACCGTTTTAAGGACGATATCGCCGTTTGAATGACCGAAACTGTCATTGAAGCGCCTGAAGTCATCCAGATCGAAATGGATGAGAGAAAAGGGAAAGCCATAATACTGGGAACGTGAGAGTTCCTGTTGGAAAAGAGATTTGAATTGACTTTGATTATACAGACGCGTCAGGGGGTCGGTGCGGGTAAAAAAGTCGGCCTGGGCTCGGATTTGCGCATTGTCTATACAGAGAGCGGCAAAAGAGGCAATGATGGAAAATATCTGGATCTGAGAGTCGTGAATCTGACGAGGCTCGAAATCGTCCAGATAAAATATGCCGACTACTTTGTTACGGCATTTAAGGGGAGAAGCCACCAGGGAACGAATGCCCTCTTTTTCCAAAGGCCAGGGTGTCACCGAAAAGGCCATCTGTGTATCTTCAATGACGAAAACTTCGCCCCGCTGGAGTATTCTCTGGGTGACATCCCCCTCTTCAACCACCCAACGGTCGCGGGCCACAAATTGAGGGCTCAACCCTCGGTGCGCGTGCAGAACCAGCTGCCGGGTCTCCTCCTCATACAGGGCGATGCTCCCGGCCGGCATGGAGAGGCTTTCCATACCGATGCGCAGCAGTTTGGCCAGCAGTTCGTCAAGGTCCTGTGGCGACAAAGCCACCTGGGACGCCTTGAAAAGTTCCTGTAGTTGCCGGTTACTGGCCGCCGTTGACTTCAGACCTTCCATCCATCCTTTCATTGGTCACCCCCCCCATAAAACACCGTTTTAACATATTAATGAAAAGTGTAAAGATAATTTTCCTGCCGCAATTAACACCTTTTTGGTTATTTTTAAAAATCACCCAAGGACTTCCTTGACAACCACGACATCTTGTGGAATAAATCTGGACGACCACACAATATTGAGTATCCTGGCAATTTACTGGTCCATGGACCAGCCGCTCTTTGTTTTTCTCAGTTATGACAAAAAAGGACGCCTTATGAAGAAACAGCCCGCCAGCAGCCATCTGCCCCTCTCCAAAAATGCCCTCACCGTACTGGAAAGACGCTACCTGAAACGAAACAGCGACGGCAAGGCGCTTGAGTCGCCGTCCGACATGTTTCACCGGGTCGCCGACGCCATCGCTGCGGCCGAAACGCGTCTAAAGTCGAGCGTCAAGGCGGATGAACTGGCCAAGAAATTCTACGATTTGATGACATCCCTCGACTTTCTCCCCAACTCTCCCACGCTGATGAACGCCGGACGAGAACTGGGTCAGCTCTCCGCCTGCTTCGTCCTGCCCGTCGGTGACTCGATGGAGAGCATCTTCGAGGCCATCAAGCAGACGGCCCTGATCCACAAGAGCGGCGGCGGCACCGGCTTTTCCTTTTCCCGCGTTCGCCCGGCCAATGACGTCGTGCTGTCGACCAAAGGAGTTTCTTCCGGTCCCCTCTCTTTCATGAAGGTGTTCGATGCAGCCACCGAGACCATCAAGCAGGGCGGTACCCGCCGCGGCGCCAACATGGGGATCATGCGGGTCGACCATCCCGACATCATGGATTTCATCATGGCCAAGCGGGACCAGAAGGTGCTCACCAATTTCAATATCTCCGTCGGCTTGACCGAAGCCTTCATGGAAGCAGTTGAAAACGGTGGGGAATACGAGATTATCAACCCCCGCAGCAAAGATGTGGTCAAGAAAATGGATGCCCGCAAGGTGTTCGAACACATCGTCGAAATGGCCTGGACCAACGGTGAACCGGGGATCATCTTTCTCGACCGCCTCAACCGGGACAACCCCACTCCCCAGGTCGGAGAGATCGAGGCAACCAACCCCTGTGGCGAACAGCCCCTGCTCCCCTACGAATCCTGCAACCTCGGCTCCATCAACCTCAGTCACATGGTTGACAAGGGCAAGATGGACTGGAAAAAACTCGGCGACGTCGTCAAAACCGCGACCCGCTTCCTCGACAACGTGATCGAGGTCAACACCTACCCCCTCAAGGAAATCGAGGAGATGACCAAGGCCAATCGCAAGATCGGCCTCGGGGTCATGGGCTGGGCCGACATGCTCATCCTGCTCGGCATCCCTTACAACAGTGCGGAAGCTGTGGCGCTGGGGGAAAAGGTCATGCAGTTCATTACGACCGAGTCTCGTCAGGTCTCCCGCCAGCTCGCCGAGGAGCGTGGCGCCTTCGCCAACTTCAAGGGGAGCCTGTACGACCAGAAGGGGGAGCCGCCGCTGCGCAACGCCACCTGTACAACCATCGCCCCGACGGGCACCATCTCGATTATCGCCAATGCCTCCAGCGGCATCGAGCCCCTGTTCGCAGTCTCCTATGTGCGCCAGGTGCTGGACAACGACATCCTGGTGGAGGTGCATCCTCTATTTGAAAAGATCGCCAAGGAGCGTGGGTTCTACACACCGGAACTGATGAAGCTCATTGCCGAGCACGGTACCATCCAGGACTTCAAACAGATCCCCGAGGATGTGCGCCGCGTCTTTGTCACCGCCCACGATATTACCCCTGAAGACCATATCGCCATGCAGGCGGCTTTCCAGAAATACACTGACAACGCCGTCTCCAAAACGGTCAATTTCCCCCACACCGCCAGCCGGGAGGATGTGTCGCAGGTGTATCGCATGGCCTATCACCAGGGCTGCAAAGGGGTCACCATCTACCGTGACGGCTCCCGCGACCAGCAGGTACTCTCGGTGGGCAAAAAGGATGAAAAGGGCGCCGAAGAGACCATTCCCATGGAGAGCCACAAGGGCAGCCGCAAAAAGGAGCGGCCCCGGGCCCTGCGCGGCGCCACCTACCAGATGGAGACCGGCTGCGGACCGCTCTATGTCACCATCAACGAGGACAGCAACGGTCTCTTCGAACTCTTCACCACCATGGGCAAGGCCGGCGGCTGTGCCGCGTCCCAGTGCGAAGCCATTGGGCGTCTCGTCTCTCTCGCCTGGCGCAGCGGCGTCCAGGCCCGCCAGGCCGTCAAGCAACTCATCGGCATCACCTGCCACAAACCGGCCGGCTTCGGTGAAAACCGCATCACCTCCTGCGCCGACGCCGTGGCCAAGGCGATCCAGATGCACACTCTGACCGAAGGGGAAGAGGCAGCTCAGCTGGTCATCAACGGCGGCGCCTGCCCCGAATGCGGTGGCCCGGTGGAACACGAGGGCGGCTGCAGCGTTTGTCACGCCTGTGGTTATTCTGAATGCGCCTAAACGCCTTTTCCTTCATCAGCCAGGCCCGCAGGGGCCTGGCTTTTTTAGTCCGTTGACAGGTCGGTCACATGTCTGATTCAAAAGAGTGGGAAGAGATCTGCCGGCGCTGCGGGCAGTGCTGTTTCGAGAAGTGGGTGGACGAGAACGGGACGATTTTCCCCACCACCATTGCCTGCCGCTACCTGGACGTGATTGAACGCACCTGCAAGGTCTATCACAAGCGGTTCGAAGTGGGAGAAGGTTGTCTCAAGCTCACGCCGTCCCTGGTAGAAACGGTACAGTGGCTGCCGCCGGACTGCGGGTATGTGCTCCAGCGCCAAAAGCAGGAGCCCGATGAGTCAAAAAAACAGATCTAACGAATGCGGCTTTTTTGACTGAATTCAAGCTTTACAGCCCTGAAAGGTTCTAAGGGCCTGTTCTGACAGGTTCGGCGGCAATTGGCACCGGTGTTGCTAGTAGGCAGAATAAGAACAACTTATTCGCCCCGGTGCTTTCCCTCCTTGGCCCGGGGCATTTTTTTGTTTATGCTCACCCTGACCGCTCGCCGCGCCGGCCCGCCACTCATTCCCATATTCGCCACAGATGGTAGCCATCATGAATGAAGCATCCCGCCGCAAAGCCTGGTTCAGCTGGTGCCTGTATGACTGGGCCAACTCCGCCTATGCCACGGTTATCCTGGCCGCCGTGCTGCCGGTCTATTTTGTCTCCCTGGTGCCGGTCGAAGGCGCCCGCCTCAGCCTTTTCGGCTGGACGCACAACATGCCGGCTTCAGCCTTGTGGGGATATGCCGTTTCCCTGTCCATGCTGCTGGTGGCCATCTCGGCCCCTTTTCTCGGCGCTCATGCCGACCGTAGCGCCTCCAGGCGCCACTGGCTCATCTTCTTCTGCCTGATCGGCTCCGTGGCTACCGCCCTCCTCTTTTGGGCCTCCTCCGGGCGCTACCTGTTGGCCGCGGGGTTGTTCGTTATCGCCAACACCGGCTTTGCCGCCGGCAACATTTTCTACAATGCTTTTTTGCCGGCCCTTGCGGAGGGAAACGACGTCGATCGCCTGTCGGCGCGGGGATTTGCTTCAGGGTATATCGGTGGGGGGCTCGTGCTGCTGGTCGTCTTTGTGATGATCCAGTTTCACGGGGTTTTCGGTTTTGCCGATGCGGGGGCGGCCAGCCGGGCTGGGTTTCTACTGACAGGTCTGTGGTGGCTGCTGTTCTCTCTGCCTATGTTTCACTATGTACGCGAAGACGTCTTCGTCCATGAACCGCAGCCGATGCTGCAGGGGTTTCGGGATTACGTCAAAACCTTTGCCGAAATCCGTCGTTACCGGGATTTGCTGCTCTTTCTGGTGGCTTTCCTTTTCTACAATGACGGCATCCAGACCATCATCGTCGTCTCGGCCATTTTCGGCCGAGAAGAACTGGGCTTGAGCCAGGGTACCATTCTGGGGGCCTTTCTCATGATCCAGTTCGTAGCCATGCCCGGTAGCCTGCTCTTTGGCCGGCTGGCCGAACGTTTCGGCCCTAAACGGTCCGTACTGGCAAGCCTCTTTCTTTTTGCCGGCGTCACCATCTATGCCTTCTTCATGGCGGCAGCCTATGAATTCTGGATTCTGGGGTTTGTGGTGGCCCTGATTCTCGGCGGCAGTCAGGCCATCAGCCGCTCTCTTTTCGCCTCCTTGATCCCCACAGGCAAAAGCGCCGAATTTTTCGGATTTTATGCCATCAGCGGCAAATTTGCCTCCATTTTCGGCCCCATGATCTTCGCCCTGATTGCCGACCTCACCGGCTCGACGCGTCATGCCATTCTGGCCCTGATCGTCTTTTTTGTGGTGGGAATCGTCCTGCTGCTACGGGTAGATATCGAAAGAGGCCGCCAGTTGGCCCGTAGTACCCGTTAGGTTCAGGCCAGTTCGCCGACCAGTCCCTCGCCCTCAAGGCCAGTGAGACGAACCCTCAGCGTTTTATCTGGCAAGTCGTCCCCTCCCCTGAAATGCACCTGCAGGTAGTTGGTCGTCAGACCTTTTCGCCAGCCATTCCGCCCGCCTCCTTCGACCACGACTTCCAGGGTCTGGCCGACAAAACGCCGGGCAAAGATTCGGGTTTTCTCTTCTCCAACAGCTCGCAGACGCGCGGCCCTTTCACGGGCCAGGGCAGAAGGCACCTGCGCGGCCATGCTGGCCGCAGGGGTACCGGGACGGCGGCTGTAGGGAAAAACATGCAGATGGCTGACGGGCAGGCTTTCAACCAGGGCGAGGGTGTTGGCGAACTCATCCTCGGTTTCGCCCGGAAAACCGGCGATGACGTCCAGACCGATGGCCGCCTGCGGCAGACGTCGATGAATGCGCTGCACGAGATCCCGGAAAAAAGCGGTCTGGTAATGACGGTTCATCCGCCGCAGGACCTGGTCGTCGCCGGCCTGCAGCGGGATGTGAAAATGGGGACAAATCACGGACGAGCCGGCCACCAGCTCGATCAGTTCATCGGTAATCTCCGTCGGCTCCAGCGAGCCCAGCCGCAGACGGCGCACGGAGGTGCCCGATTCCAACCGGCGGACGAGATCCGTCAGGGTCAAACTGGGGGTCAGGTCCGTGCCGTAGCCGCCGATATGGATGCCGGTAAGGACGATCTCGGGGTAGCCCGCCTCGACGAGACCGGCTACCTGAGCGACGACCTCCTCCGGCTGCACGGAACGGCTGCGCCCACGGGCATAGGGAATGATGCAGTAGGAACAGAAAGCGTCGCAGCCGTTTTGAATCTGCACAAAGGCCCGGCTGCGCTCGGCAAAGACGGTGGTGGACAGCACCGAGGCTTCGGTTATTTCCCGAATCGGGGAGACCTGCACGACCTGGCCGTCCACACTCTTTTCAATCCACTGCAGAAAGTCCTTCTTCTCATCATTGCCCAGCACGAGGGACACGCCGGGAATGGCCCGCAGGGCCTCGGGGTCGACCTGGGCGTAGCACCCTGTCACCACCACGCGGCAACGGGGATTGAGCCGGCGGGCTCGCCGCACAAGGTTGCGGGATTGGGCGTCGGTGGCACTGGTCACTGTACACGTGTTGACGATGACCAGATCGGCGCCCACATCGAAGGGAACCACCTCGTAGCCGGCTCGCCGCAGATGCTCCTCCATGGCAGCCGACTCGAACTGGTTGGTCTTGCAGCCGAGGGTGGTCAATGAGACACGGCCGTTCATAGGATCCAGCCTCCGCCGAGAATCCGGTCGTCGTCAAAAAAGACCGCGGCCTGCCCCGGAGTGACGCCCTGCTGCGGTTCCTCGAAAAGGACCCTGGACTGGCCATCCGGTCCCGGGGTGATGAGAGCCTTGGCCTCCCGGTGACGGTACCGGATGCGGCAGCGGGCCCGCAGGGGTTCTGGCGGCACGGGGATATTCCAGATGGTTCCCTGCAGGGTCAGTTCGCTGACCGCGAGATGAATTCGCTCCCCCACGATAACGCGGGAAGCCGGTGCGTCGATTTTAAGGACGTAGAGCGGTTCGGGCCAGGCGATGCCAAGACCGCGCCGCTGGCCGATAGTATAGCGAAAGGTGCCCTGATGCCGGCCGAGAACCTGGCCGTTAAGATGGACAATCTCCCCTTCCGGGTGGTCGGGGAGCCCGCGCCGTTCGAGAAAGGAGACGTAATCCCCGTCCGGGATGAAGCAGATATCCTGGCTCTCGGCCTTTTGAGCCACGGGCAGCTGGAAACGGGCGGCGTGCTCCCGTACCCTCGCCTTGTCCATTTCCCCCAACGGAAAAAGAACCTGGCCAAGCTGCTGCTGCGTCAAGGTGAAAAGAAAGTAGCTCTGGTCTTTATGCAGGTTTTTGCCCTTTGCCAGCACATAGCGGTCGCCTTCCTGCAGGATGCGGGCATAGTGCCCCGTCGCCAGAAAATCCCCCCCCAACTCCCGGGCCTTTTCCAGCAGCAGGCCGAACTTGAGGGTCTGGTTGCAGAGGATACAGGGATTGGGGGTCTGACCGGCGAAATAGGTCTGGCAGAAAGGCTCGACAATGCGGCGATAGAATTTGTCGCGCAAATCGAGAACGGTCAAGGGGATATCCAGCGCCTCCGCCACCCGCCGCACATCGGCGGCATGATCCGGGGCCCCCTTGCCGTTTCCGGTCTCAGGAGCGGAATTCTCCTCTTCTTTCCACAGCCGCATATTCAGGCCGGCCACGTCATACCCCTGCTCCTGGAGCAGCGCGGCGGTAACGGAGGAATCCACCCCCCCGCTCATGGCGACGATAACTTTTTTCCGATGTTTCATAGGAGAAGCCTCGATGAAAAAGAGGGCCACTCTCACTAGGAATGGCCCTCTCTGAAAGCTGGAAAATGCTTTAGGAAAGGCGTCTAGGCTTTTGATTCCTTGTAGTTTTTAATGGCTTCATGCAGCGCGTCCGCCGCCAGATTGGAGCAGTGCATCTTGGCGGGAGGCAGACCGTCCAAAGCCTGAGCCACGGCTGCGTTGGTCAGCTCCATGGCCTCGTCGATGGTCTTGCCGATAGCCATCTCCGTCACCATGGACGAGGTGGCGATGGCGGCGCCGCAGCCAAAGGTCTTGAACTTGACGTCCTTGATGACATCGTTTTCGACCTTGAGATAGATCTTCATGATATCGCCGCAGGAAGCATTACCCACTTCGCCGACACCATCGGCGTCTTCGATTTCACCTACGTTGCGGGGGTTGCTGAAGTGATCCATAACCTTGTCGGAATACATATCTTTTTCTCCTTTATCGCGTCTTTTTATTGAGTATTATCCGTGCTGATCCCGTATCGAAGGGGTCAGCATTTCTTGACGATCGGGCAGGTTTCACAGGTCATCGGCTGGCCGCCCCGGTTGTACAGGGGGCTCATATCCCGCAGACGTTGCACGATGGGAGGCAGCACCTCCAGAATGTAGTCGACGTCCTCTTCGGTGTTGTCCGGCCCGAGACTGAAGCGGGTGCTGGAATGGGCCAGCACCACATCCACGCACATGGCGCCCATGACGTGGGAGGGCTCCAGGGAGCCGGAGGTGCAGGCCGACCCGGAGGAGGCGGCGATGCCCTTCATATCGAAATTGAGCAGCAGCGACTCCCCTTCGATGTAGGCGAAGCTGACATTCAGGGTATTGGGTAGACGCAGGGTCGGATGACCGTTGAGCTTGACCTCGGGAATCTGTTCGAAAATCCCTTTTTCCAGGCGATCCCGCAGCGCTCGGATTTTCTCGGCGTGACTCCCCTGCTCCGCTGCTGCCAGTTCGCAGGCCACCCCCAGACCGACAATGCCAGGAACATTGTGGGTGCCGGCGCGACGGTTGCGCTCCTGGTGGCCGCCATGAATGAGCGGAGTCAGTTTGGTGCCACGGCGAATGTAGAGGGCGCCGACGCCCTTGGGGGCGCCCAGCTTGTGCCCGGAGATGACGAGCAGATCCACCCCGGCGGCCTGGACATCGACCGGGATTTTACCGACGGCCTGTACGGCGTCGCTGTGAAAACGGACCTTGTGTTTTTTGGCGATGGCGCCGATTTCTTCAATAGGAAAGATATTGCCCGTTTCGTTGTTGGCCCACATGACGGAGATGAGAATCGTCTTGTCGGTGATGGCGGCTTCGAGATCCTGCAGATCGAGCATGCCGTCGCGGTCCACCGGCAGGTAGGTAACCACGAATCCCTGCTTTTCCAGGGCCTGACAGGTGTTGAGCACAGCCGGATGCTCGACGCTGGTGGCAATGATGTGGTTTCCTTTTTCCCGCAGGGCTTCAGCCGTCCCCTTGATGGCATGGTTGTCCCCTTCGCTGCCGCAGGAAACAAAGACAATTT from Desulfuromonas sp. KJ2020 encodes the following:
- the nifS gene encoding cysteine desulfurase NifS, whose protein sequence is MKRIYMDNNATTAVRPEVLDAMLPFFRDHFGNPSSVHWAGRAVSPAVEKAREQVARLVNCSPAEIVFVSCGSEGDNHAIKGTAEALREKGNHIIATSVEHPAVLNTCQALEKQGFVVTYLPVDRDGMLDLQDLEAAITDKTILISVMWANNETGNIFPIEEIGAIAKKHKVRFHSDAVQAVGKIPVDVQAAGVDLLVISGHKLGAPKGVGALYIRRGTKLTPLIHGGHQERNRRAGTHNVPGIVGLGVACELAAAEQGSHAEKIRALRDRLEKGIFEQIPEVKLNGHPTLRLPNTLNVSFAYIEGESLLLNFDMKGIAASSGSACTSGSLEPSHVMGAMCVDVVLAHSSTRFSLGPDNTEEDVDYILEVLPPIVQRLRDMSPLYNRGGQPMTCETCPIVKKC